A DNA window from Candidatus Cloacimonadota bacterium contains the following coding sequences:
- the lnt gene encoding apolipoprotein N-acyltransferase, producing the protein MKDRKLVTHRKNYFWLSIISGVLFGLSLIDIGLGFLSFFAFIPYLAFVIKSSSKQCFLYGLIFGFVLSCITLYSIILVEVIAFIGLLIAMPLYFGILTLFIKKIQLQFTKSFLYFSPIVWIGFEYFMTLGPLNFPWHNIGYSLANYYYLIQFADIFGVYGLSLLILIINILIYILFSGKFKALFFIIIIFILWFGYGIYKDRTIKLQKEDLKVGIIQLSILQKDKWNPAILDSTIEEYGKQISVLTKNDSVDLIILPESAITIYLLHEREYKKRISDMAEDSDVNIVVGFPDYEIKWVEKKPKHYFFNSATMVGKDGNFLPKYDKIRLVPFGERIPFLSKFPILEKLQFGQANFEYGKNPRLYTIDNFHFPILICFEGVFPELSRQYIEKGADFIVVITNDGWFQKTAFPKEHANNTKIRAIENRVSLFRAANTGISYIINPKGKVIKKTKIYEKNNISDFLFTLKNNVSIFVKVGYILPIICFWLSILLIIYAIFSKLLLVRKK; encoded by the coding sequence GTGAAAGATAGGAAATTAGTTACTCACAGAAAGAACTACTTCTGGCTATCAATTATTTCAGGTGTACTTTTTGGATTATCCTTAATTGATATTGGACTTGGTTTTTTATCATTCTTTGCATTCATCCCCTACTTAGCATTTGTGATTAAATCAAGTTCTAAACAATGCTTTTTATACGGTCTAATATTTGGATTTGTTTTAAGTTGTATCACTCTTTATTCAATTATATTAGTTGAAGTTATTGCATTTATTGGACTTTTGATAGCAATGCCGTTGTATTTCGGAATTCTTACCCTTTTTATTAAAAAGATTCAATTACAATTCACAAAATCCTTCCTCTATTTTTCCCCAATAGTATGGATAGGTTTTGAATACTTTATGACATTAGGACCTTTAAATTTCCCATGGCACAATATTGGATACTCTCTTGCTAATTATTATTACTTGATTCAATTCGCAGATATATTTGGAGTTTACGGGCTTTCTCTACTCATTCTAATAATAAACATACTGATTTACATACTTTTTTCTGGTAAATTTAAAGCACTATTTTTTATCATAATTATATTTATATTATGGTTTGGTTATGGAATTTATAAAGATAGAACAATTAAACTTCAAAAAGAAGACCTAAAAGTTGGCATCATCCAATTGAGCATTTTACAAAAGGATAAATGGAACCCAGCGATTTTAGATTCCACTATAGAAGAATACGGGAAACAGATTTCTGTACTTACCAAAAATGACAGTGTTGATTTAATTATACTTCCTGAATCTGCAATCACAATTTATCTCTTGCATGAAAGAGAATACAAAAAAAGAATATCAGATATGGCAGAAGATAGTGATGTAAATATTGTTGTTGGGTTTCCAGATTATGAAATAAAATGGGTAGAAAAAAAGCCGAAACATTACTTTTTCAATAGTGCAACTATGGTTGGCAAAGATGGAAATTTTCTACCAAAATATGATAAAATAAGACTTGTGCCTTTTGGTGAGAGAATTCCTTTCTTAAGCAAATTTCCAATTTTAGAAAAACTGCAATTCGGACAGGCAAATTTTGAATATGGTAAAAACCCAAGACTTTATACTATTGATAATTTTCACTTTCCCATACTTATCTGTTTTGAAGGCGTTTTTCCAGAATTATCCCGACAATATATTGAAAAAGGTGCTGACTTCATAGTGGTCATCACAAATGATGGATGGTTCCAGAAAACTGCATTCCCCAAAGAACATGCAAATAATACAAAAATTCGGGCTATTGAAAACCGTGTTTCTTTGTTTAGAGCTGCAAATACTGGCATTTCTTATATAATTAATCCTAAAGGAAAAGTAATTAAAAAGACGAAAATTTATGAGAAGAATAATATTTCTGATTTTTTGTTTACTTTAAAAAATAATGTATCAATTTTTGTAAAGGTTGGATATATACTGCCAATAATTTGTTTCTGGCTTTCAATTTTATTAATTATTTATGCAATATTTTCTAAATTATTATTGGTGA